The Mycolicibacterium aichiense region ACGGCTCGGCATCGACGTGGGCACGGTGCGCATCGGGGTGGCGGTCAGCGACCCCGACGGCATCCTGGCCACTCCGGTCGAAACGGTGCGCCGCGAGCGGACCGGCAAGCATCTGCGCCGGCTGAGCGCGCTGGTCGCCGAACACGATGTCGTCGAGGTGGTGGTCGGTCTGCCGCGGACGCTGGCAGACCGGGCCGGGACGTCGGCGCAGGACGCGGTCGAGGTGGCCGACGCGCTGACCGAGCGGATTGCGCCGGTGCCGGTCCGGCTCGCCGACGAACGATTGACGACGGTGGTGGCCCAGCGGTCGCTGCGGGAAGCCGGCGTGCGCGCCAAGGCTCAACGCGGTGTCATCGACCAGGCTGCCGCGGTGGGGATCCTGCAGGGCTGGCTCGACCAGCGCCGGAACGCGCCGGAGGGGCACGGCGAAGCGACCCGGGAAACGACGAGCGCCGGGAGCGACGATGTCTGACGGCTATGACGACCGGTCCGGTCCGGTGGCGGTCGGTCGGCCCCGGCGCAAGCTGAGCCGCCTGGATCGCGTGCGTGCCAAGCGAAACCGCAACCGGCGCAGGATGATCGGCGCTGCAGCGGCCGCCCTGCTGGTGGTGGTCGTGGTGGCGGCGGTCTACTTGGGCGCCAAGCTGTTCAGCGGTGACAGCGGCTACGCCGGCGAGGGCAAGGACGACGTCGTCATCCAGGTGCACGACGGTGACTCGACCACCCAGATCGGTCAGACGCTGCGCGACAAGAACGTCATCTCCAACATCAAGGGATTCGTCGACGCGGCCAAGAACAACGCCTCGATCGCCGCGATTCAGCCCGGCTTCTACACGGTGCGGACCGAGATGTCGGCGTCGGCGGCGGTGGATCGGCTGGCCGACCCGAAGAATCGGGTGGGCAAGCTGGTGATCCCCGAGGGCCGGCAGCTCGACGACATCGCCGAGGTCGGCTCGGGCAAGGTCACCGACGG contains the following coding sequences:
- the ruvX gene encoding Holliday junction resolvase RuvX, translating into MLSAQNRVPDRPGADDPGRGRRLGIDVGTVRIGVAVSDPDGILATPVETVRRERTGKHLRRLSALVAEHDVVEVVVGLPRTLADRAGTSAQDAVEVADALTERIAPVPVRLADERLTTVVAQRSLREAGVRAKAQRGVIDQAAAVGILQGWLDQRRNAPEGHGEATRETTSAGSDDV